Proteins encoded by one window of Lathyrus oleraceus cultivar Zhongwan6 chromosome 1, CAAS_Psat_ZW6_1.0, whole genome shotgun sequence:
- the LOC127104621 gene encoding uncharacterized protein LOC127104621 → MPSYAKFLDDDSTVALTEECSAIIQNNMSSKLKDPGSFSIPCVIAKFVIDKALCDLGASISLMPLSICEMLNLGDLKPTEMSLQLDDRSVKYPVGILEDIPVRIGQLYIPIDFVVMGINEDSNIPILLGRPSLATDGVIIDVMRGKLTFKVGEEKIEFILSQFMKAPAIDDLCYFVDIIDECLK, encoded by the coding sequence ATGCCCTCCTATGCTAAGTTCCTTGACGATGATAGTACCGTGGCACTCACTGAAGAGTGTAGTGCCATAATACAAAATAATATGTCATCAAAGTTGAAAGATCCTGGGAGTTTTTCCATTCCCTGTGTAATTGcaaaatttgtcattgacaagGCCCTTTGTGATTTAGGAGCTAGCATAAGCTTGATGCCTCTCTCAATTTGTGAGATGCTAAATTTAGGTGATTTAAAGCCCACTGAGATGTCCCTCCAACTGGATGATCGTTCAGTCAAGTATCCTGTAGGTATTTTGGAAGATATTCCAGTTAGGATAGGCCAGTTGTACATCCCTATAGACTTTGTAGTGATGGGCATAAATGAAGACTCCAATATTCCAATCTTGTTAGGAAGACCCTCTTTAGCCACCGATGGCGTGATAATTGATGTTATGAGAGGGAAACTTACTTTTAAGGTTGGTGAGgagaaaattgagtttattcTTTCCCAGTTTATGAAAGCTCCAGCTATCGATGATTTATGTTATTTTGTGGACATCATCGATGAATGTTTAAAATAA